A region of the Flintibacter sp. KGMB00164 genome:
GCTTCAATTTCTGCCGCAGTCATATCGAAAAATCCCTTTTCCTGTTCACGGTCAATCATGGTTCTGCCCCGTTTCTCCTTCCCGCTGAATGGTCTCGTTGATGGCGCGGTAGATGAAAGCGTTGGTGGACTCTCCCCTGGAGGCTGCGTGGGCTTGAATGCGCGCTTTTTCCCCTTTCGGGACGCGGAACTTGATTTCTTCTAACTTTTCCCGATGATATTTTCGGCTTGCTTCGCGCTGAGATTCTGTTTGTGCCACACCCCATCCCTCCTGGTGCTTTTCAATTATTATAGAAGAAAAATATGCGTTAGACAATGGATTATAAAAATATGTGGGACCACATATTAAACAAAAAGGACGAGTGTTTTTTGTTTACATAGATAATTGATGTGGGCCCACATAAATGATATACTTAGCACAGAAAATAGAACAGCGGCAGTGCAGTGGAGTTGGCGCTCCACTGTACCTGCGCAGGTGCTTGCCCACCTACACAACGGACTGCGTCCGCACCGCAGGGTTAGTATACCCTTTTTTCCCCTTCTGCGCAAGGGAATCCCCTGGGTGCGGCAGGGTTTTCATACCTTTTTTCCACCGTGTAGGCCTATGCCCTGCACGATGTTTTGTTTTCCTAGCATGCGGCCATGCGGCCCTGAAAGGAATGAAATGTATGTGTACCCTGAAAACCTTCCCCATTGAAAACACCCCTAATGGCCGGGAACTGTGGCAGTCCATCTCCGGCAACTTTGATCGTTTTTCCGAAATTATCTGTGAATTTGTGGACAACGCCCTGTCCAACTTCCGTAAATACGCCCTGGACCCCCAGACCAGCCGGAAGGTGCGCATCGTACTGCGGGAGCAGGAGAGCTGGGTGGATGTGGACGTCATCGACACCGGTACCGGCATCCGCAACATCCACGCCGCCCTCACACTGGGCAGCCGCTGCGGGGCGGAATCTCCGCTGAATGAGCATGGCATGGGGCTCAAACACGCCCTGGCCAGTGTGGACGACGAGGGGTGTGTCTGGAGTATCCAGACCCGCACCCCGGAGGACAACGAGCTGGATCGGCACCTGCTGGTAGAAGGTCCCTACGGACTGGAGGAAGCCCCCATGATGGGACAGTACCGGGCGGGCTGGGGCAAGCTCATCCGCCCTACCGGGACGGCAATCTCCTTCCGCTGCACCCGCCGGCGGTTTGAGACCTTGCGCCCGGTGGGTGACCGGGCGGAAAAGAGCTTTGACACCCTGGTAGAGATCCTGGTGGAGGAACTGGCCTATACCTATGCTCAGGTGCTCCAGCGGGGCGAGATGACGCTGGAGGTGGATGGAGGAAAGCAGACCTGTGTGGTACACCCCCTCTTCCCTATCTGGGATAAAGATGGAACCCAGGAGATCCCGGCCGTCACCTGTGACCTGGGGGGCGGTCCGGTGGAGCTGGTGTGCCGCTACGGCCTGATCCGGGGCAGAAAGGAGACCTTTCTATATTATAAAGGCAACATGGAGTCCAGCGGCGTAGAAATTCGCTGCAACGGACGGGTGGTACAGCGGGGCCTGTTTCGGCGGATTTGGAACGGCCGGGTCCACCCCAGCCGCAACCATTTCCTGGTGCAGATGGACCTGCGGGCCAAGAACGGGACGGCTCTGCCCGCCACTAAACCTACCAAAACCGGATTTTGGGATGGCGACCCCAGGCTGGAGGCTCTGTTTGCCTGGATCCGCAGCAATGTGCCTCTGCCCGCCAAGGAGGAGCCGGTGGAAAAGCGGCTGGTGCGGGTGCTGGCACAAAATAAGGCGGTAGAGGAGGGCGTACTGCGGGTGGCCCAGGAGGAGGACACCTACCGTTCCCTGAATCTGGGCACCAAGATGGATCTGTTTGTGAGCTATCGGGACAGAACTGTGGTTTATGAGGCGAAAAAGGCGGGTTCCCGGGCGCTGGATGTGTACCAGCTGCGGATGTACTGGGACGGCTGTGCCCTGGATGGGCGGCCTATTACCCAGGGAATGCTGATCGCCCGGCGCCACTGTCCGGAGGTGGAGGCGCTGGTAGAAAAGATGAACTCCTTCACCGACCCCACCGGCCGACCCTATCAGTTTTGTCTGACCACCTGGGAAGAAGAGGGCATTGATCCCTGTGCGGTATAAGAATACGCCGGGGAGGCTTGAGCCTCCCCGGCTGCGGAAGGAGGCACTTTTGTGAACAAGAAATCCATGACCTTGCAGGCCTGGTCCCGTCAGTGGCTGGAGCTCTATGTCAAGCCGGTGGCCAAGCCCAGCGGGTATGAGCACTACCGGGACAACCTGGAGAAGCATATCCTCCCCTGCCTGGGCCGCTGCTCCCTGGAGCGGCTGACCACCCCGGTGGTGCAGGCGTTTTTGAACCAGATGGGAGAGTGCGGCAACCTGCGTACCGGCGGGCCGCTCAGCAGCAAGAGCGTGAAAAATATCCGGGTGGTGCTGGATGTGTGCTGCAAGCGGGCGGTGGCCGACGGACATATGAAGGAAAATCCGGTGCCCGCCACAGTGTGCCGCCGCTGTCCCTCCCAGACGGTGGAGGTGCTCTCCGATGAACAGCAGAAGGTGTTGGAGGGGTGGCTGTTTCAGAATCTTACCCTGTACAGTGCCGGGATCTTGCTGGCGCTGTACAGCGGGATGCGCCTGGGGGAGTGCTGCGCTTTGCGGTGGAGCTGTTACGACCCTGCCCGGGGAGAGCTGCATATCCGGGAGACGGTGCGGCGGGTGACGGAGGATTCCACCCGGCCCAAGGGAAAGAAAACCCGTCTGGTCTATTCGGAACCGAAAACCAACTCCTCCCGCCGAACCCTGGCTTTGCCCGATATCCTGCTGGATCTTCTGGATTTTCAATACCGGCGCTTTACCGATACCTTCGGACGAGCTCCGGCCAAAGAGGACTTTATCCTCTATAACGCCAAGGGCGGGGCCATGGACCCGGACAACCTGAGCCATTACTTTGGGGACGTGCTGGCCGGACTGGGCCTGCCCCACGTGAAGTACCACGCCATGCGCCACACCTTTGCCACTCGAGCCATTGAGAACGGCGTGGATGTGGCCACCGTCTCCGGGCTGCTGGGCCATGCGGACGTGACCACCACCACGCACTACTATGTCCATCCCCGTCAGGAGGCTATGCGCCGGGCCATGCAGTCCGTTGCCCCGGTGGCCCGCCTGTCCTTGCCGGTCGGGGGCGGGGTTCCCAGGCCTGAGGCGGACCCGGCCCAGGAGCCTGTTACCGCGCCCCGTGTGTGCCGGAGAAAGAAGTGGATAGAGCCGGGCGGGGTTGCCCCTGGCGAGAGATAAAAAGCTTAAAAGGAAACAACTTCGAAAGGAGCGAGCACATGGGAACATTTTTGGGTTACTTTGGGGATCAGACCATTCCAGAGGACAAACGAGAGGAATTCACCCAGCGGGTCCTGATGATTCTGGACCAGGGCGGGATGCTGGATCTGGAGGATGTCAGCCTATTTGGAAAACGGGTTTGGCTGTTAAAACCGCCCCAGGCTCTGCCGGGGAAGGATGCCGTCCTGTTTTGCTACAATTACTTCGAACAGGATACCTGGGAGACCGGGGGCTATGATCCAACCTCCTGCAGCTTCCATACCAACAAAGTGGGCTGGCGCCAGTTTAATCTGGTCTGCTCCGCCGTATATGTACTTTATGAGTTTTATACGCCTTCCTTCGGCATTGCCAGCGAGGACGCCCATGTCTACGACGCCCAAGAGATCATCGGCTGGCTCAACTACTTGTTTCAAAGCCGCTATGACAACCGCCGGGCCAGCAACCCCTGGCGCGTCTACCAGCTGCTGCCAGACTACCGGAGGGATGACGATCCCTTGGTCCAGCTCGCTGACGGTTCGCCTATGGATCCCATGGGGATGCTTATCTATCTGACCGTCACCCGCAAAGCCAACCAGGAGGCTTTGTGGGAGAGTACGGAGTCGGCTTCGGGGGCACCCCATAACATCCTGGACTGCATCAGCAGGGCGGAACGGGCGCTGGCAGAGCTCACTGCAGGGGATGAGGAGCCGGACCTGAAAAAGCTGGAGCAGCTGACGGCTGCCCTCAAAAACCGGGATATGGAACGGCTTCCGGAAGGGGCGCCGCAGTGCTTTGCGGTCATGGCTGTCATGATTCCGGTGGAGATCACGGCAAAGCTACTTGCCGATGCATTCGCCCAGGATTTTTGGGCCTTGCTGGAGGAGCTGCGCTCCTTTGGCTGGGATGGGGGCGACGGCTGGAACTTTGGGGATCTCCCGCCGGCAGAGCCGGTTGCCCCCGTGGGTACCGCCGCATTTCTGCGCTGCTCGGATGACGACCGCGCCTGGTGGTGGCGGCCGGACGGAGATGTCCACTTTTCTGAGGAGATGAACGCCTGGCTGGCCCAATGCCGCGCTGCGTTGGATAACCTGGCCCGGGAAGAGCCCCCGATGCGTGGCGCTGAGCTGCTGGAATTGCTCGTGGGGACGCTGGACCGCATTCAGCGGAGGACCCCCTCTGTCTTTGCGTTCCGGGAGATGTTTTATGACTTTGCGTCCCATTCTGAATCAGCCATGGTGCAGGCCGCAGTCCGATACCTGGAGCAGTTGGCAGAACAAGAGGACGCTGCCGTTTCCCTGCGGCGGTATCTGGCGGTTCTGGGTAATCTGCCGCTGCGTGAGAGGGTGTTTGGGTTCTGACGGTGCCGGTCAGGGGCTAATTTGACCTGATTTCGAACAGATGGTATAATAATATATATTTAAAGAAGTGTCTTATCTGTATAGGTAAGGCACTTTTTTATTTTTACAAAAAGGAGGTCCCAAAATGAGCAGACCAAAGATATATCAGGCTGGAACCGTGTCCACTTGGTGCGGACTCGTCTATCGGGTGGCCCAGCCCTGTGAGATTAAAGACGGGCGATGGAAAACGACCCTGTATTTGTTGGGGCCGAACCGAAAGCCCCTGCAAAAAGGAGGGGTCACGCTGTGCAGCAGAAAGGGAGAGGGAGCGCAGGACTTGATCGTTCGGGCGGAGAGGGAAATCCAACGCATAGCCATAGAACACGCGGATGTGATCCTTGACGCCGTCCGGAGTGGTACCTGGCCTGGCATGACCTTGGAGACTTACGCCGCCCTGCGCCGTGGGGCGATCCAGAGTTATAACAAATGGGCCGGCAAGGCGGAGAACTATTGGTGCCACTGGGAGGAGAGACTGTGCCCAGCGGTGGGGGGTGTGGAGCTGCTCCAGTGCGGTGATCCCTCCACGGTGGAGGAAAAGATGGAGCGGCTGACCCACCGCAAGCGGAGCAAGCGGGGCTATACGGATACGGAGCGAGTGGATTGGATCATCCTGGGAGATATATTAGTGTGCGTGCCGCGTGGATGGGCTGCTGCCTGATAATCCCCTGCGGGCACAGGCCCGCCGCTGCCGGGAAAGACTGTCCACCGTTGCCAGCCGGGGACTGGCCAGGAGAGATTTGACAGAAAACGAGGTGGCGGCCCTGTTGGATACGTGCCTGTCCCACCCGGATGAGGCCGTCTATGACGCTATGATCCTGCAGCTCCTGACAGGGCTGACGGTCCCTGAGCTATGTGGACTTACGGTGGGTGACTGGCAGCGGGGCAGAGCGGTCTCGTGGATCGAAGTGACAAAGGCGTATAAACAGGTTCGCGGGCAGATGCCAGCTATGACCAAGCTGCTGGACGACGCAAACAGCTACCGCAAGGTGGTGTGTACCGGGGCGGTGGAGCAAGTGCTGCACCGGCTGGTCGCCAGATGCAAGAGACAGTCCCGGGCAGACCGCGACGCCCCGCTGATTGCAGCTGCAGACGGCACACGTCTGTCACCTCAACAATACAAGGCGGTGGTGCGGGATGTGCTGGACAAGATCATCCGGGATGGCGCCCGGCTGCCATTTGTAGAGCGGAACGGTATCCTGCGGGGGGAAAACCGGCCGACTATAGCGCATACGGACCTGCTGCGCAACACCGCAGCCTACTACTTCAGAATGGTATGCCGCTGCAATGACGCGGAGCGGGCTGCCATCCTGGGGCTCCATCAGGAGCATACGGTTGGGGCCGTCTATGTGGACTGGGCGAATGAGCAGGCCCTGTTGCACTTGCAGGGTAAACTGGCGCGCTGGCACAGCCGCATCCTGCACACAACAGAAGAGATACAGCTGGGGCAGAGTGGGTGTCAGCTGCTGATCAGGGCGCAGCCGGAATCTCACCTTACGGTGTGCTCACGCCACGGTGTCATCGGTACAATTAAGAAAAGAGAGGAACTGTAATGGCCAATAAATTGAATCAGAAACTCCGGAAGCCGGCTCAGGACAAAACCGCGCCGGTCAATTATGACCCGCTACATCCCGCCAGCCGTACGTTACCCCAGCAGACGGCGGATGGGCAACTAACCTTTGCGGGTGTCTATTGCACGCTTTGGCCCAAACTGCGCGAGACGCGAAAGCTGGCCCGGTCTACCGCTAAGCAGTATGACCGCGTAATGGCCCAAAAAGTCCTGCCGCAGATGCCGCTGGATGTGGCTTTTTGGGACCTGGATGAGGATGATTTTTTAACATTTTGGGATCATTTATGCGGCTCGGGTCTGTCTCAGAGTCAGCTGCAGATCGCGTCTGTCGTAATCCGGACGATCATGGAGCTGGCGTATGATCAGGGGCTGACCCAGACCACGCTGTGGGGACTGCCTCAGTATCGGATTCTGCCCGAGGATGGAGCGCCTCTTGAGGTGTTGCCCTGTGAGGATCCGGAGGAAGAGGGAGCGCGCCTGGCCGATTTGGCCGTGCGCACGCCCCGGTCTATCTCTCTGGATGTGGAGTTTGCACTGGCGGCAGGGATGATTGACAACTGCTGCGAGCATGGGGAGCTGATAGCTGGTTTGCTCATGCTCTGCTTGGGGGTGCGTACCAGCGAGGCCACTGGATTCTCCTATAAGCATTTGGTGGAGGTCCGGCCGGGGTATTGGGCGCTGGTGCGCTATGAGGTCAGCAACAAGGATGCCCGCACGACCCAGGCAGGAGGAAAGACCAGCAACGCCTTCCGCCTGCTGCCCGTTCCCCACTTTCTGACAGAGATTCTGATGGATCGAAAGCGGAAGCTTTTGAAGAAGTTTCCGCCGGAGGCGGTGGAAAACCTGCCCCTGGCCTGCAAAGGTGTGGACTACACCTGCCGGTGCACTCAAAAGGAGACAAACGAGGCAATGAAAAACCTGTATCGGCTGGCAGGGGTGGCGGAAGACCTGATGCGTACAGCCTACCAGGAGATGCGGGCGGATCCGGACTTGGCGGAGGACTGCGAGGGCCGGGCCACCGCCTATCTGTGCCGCCACCAGTTTGCCACCGCCATGGTGTACTGCGGGCTTACGCCGGGGGAAATCTATACCGTGATGGGCCATGCCGAGGAGGACGAGTCGGTGCACAAGTCGGATTTCGCCAATCCGGATGCATTTTGTGCCCTGGCAGACAAGATGAGCCGGCGGCCGCTGGTCCAGCTTTTTGATCACCATACCGCCTGCCGTACCTATTCCTGCGAGGATCAACCGATTTCGGTGCGTGCGGACGGGGATGTAGATCTGTATTTTCCTAGCGGCGGGATTTTTGCGGTTTCGCTGTTAGGGGCGGAGTACGGCGATAACCTGAGGGTCGAGACAGAGGGCGTGGAGATTTTGCAGCAGGCACCTCTCTGCTTGCCCGGTAATCCGTCGGATACGCTCAGCATCCGCAGCGCGCTGCGGGCATTGGGAGAAGAGGCCTGGCGGGCTGCGGTAGATAAAACCGTGGTTCTCCCCTCCCCTGCCGCCGTGATCGAGCGCCTGGACCATGAGTCTGCCCCGCCGTCCCTCCATGTCATCTATCCCGCCGCGAATTCCCGACCTCAAGCTGTGGTGGAAATCCCTCAGCCTACACCCGTTGCGGCTGAGAAGTCAGACGATCAGGTTTTGCCGCAGCCTACAGAGTGTGTGGATATGCCGGAGCCTGTGCGGCAGGCTGTTCCGGTCCGCTCTGGCAAGCCAGAAGCGAAAGTGTTTGGTACGGCGGCTGCCCCTGGGAGCCTCTATCTTCTGGGACGTAGCGGCGAGATCCAGGCCCTGCCGGACCGGCAGCCGGTTTGCAATCGAAACCTGGTCGGGAAACGGCTGCTTGACGGGCAGCATGTAGAACCGGTAGCTCTGCTGTGCCACAAAGAGTGGGAGCCCGCTCTCGTTTTAGCGCAGGACGGCATGATGTATAAAATTGAAGCGGGCCAACGGCTGGACAGCCCGGACTTTTGCCGGCCGGACAATCCGGCCTATGAGGCCCTTCGCTGCGGAGGCATCCTGCTGCAGGGGCCGGAGCTGGGACAGTCAGATGGGACCATCACCTGCCTGTCTGACCGGGGGAGTATTCGTCGGGTGTCCTGGGAGCGGCTTCGGCGGATCTCGCCGGAGGGCAGACAACTGGTTACGGTGCCAGAGGGAGATAAGCTGGTGTCGGCCTGCTTGTGTTCTGCGCATGCGGATCTGTTGATTGTCAGTGCCCGGGGCAAGGTGCTGAGGCTGGCGGCAAAGGATTTGTATGTAGTTATCTCCCCAGGCGCTGACCTCTGTGCCGGGATGACTCTGGCGGATGAGGATCATGCGGTGCTCTGCAGACCGTACAAGACGGATACGGAGTATTTATTTGTGACCGGCTCTGGCCGAGCAGTCCGATTGACGGCATCCGCAGAGCTTATGCCCCATGGACGGGGAAGCCAGGGCGTTCGGCAGGTTCGGGTGGGAGCAGGTGATCAGATCGCCGCGCTGCTGCCTGCCGCTCCGGCGGTGTTCTTGGCGGCGACCAACGGAAAGGGGCTGTGTATCAGGACTGACAGCATTCCCGTTACCTCAGGTGCGGCTCAGGGGGTAGTGGCCATGAAACTTCGGCCGCCTCAGGCAGTACTGGCAGCCGCAGGGATGGAACTGGAATCCCCCAATTCAGAGATGCAGAAAAGACCGGGCTGATGTGTATTTGGCTCTGCGGGAAATATCTTGCTGCCTGATATATAAAGGCCTGATCTGCCACCTGTAGAACAGAAATTATGGCGAGAGCGCAGCTTAACATTCCGCTTTGTTATAGGAATTGGTAAAGGGGATGCTGCAGAAAGAGCTCTGCAGCACCCCCTTTATACGAATAACGTAAGTATTATTCACTGGTAAGCTTATGAAAATCAATGGTATATATTTTAGTCGGCCGACCCCGTTGATGTGCTGTGTATTGATTGCGAACATCTGCATAGTTGCCAGAGACTAAGGTGTTTAAAATGCGGCTGGTGTTGCGTGTACTTAGACCTAAGATTTTAGAAAGACTTTTTGCAGAAAAAGAAGTCTCTTCTGATTCCTTGGCCGCGGCAAGAATCTGTTGCAAATATGCTTTGGAAATTCCAATATTGGCGGGGACATCTTGGACTTGTGAAAGATCGGTGTCATCCTGCACATATTTGCCGGAGGAAGAGAGCGGGCCGATAAAAATATTATCTGCGGTAGCGATGTATGCTGTGGTAGCAGATTCCTGGGTGGCTTTTGTCAATGCGCGCTCTGCATTCCTATGAGCCTCGGCAATCCATTTATGGAAACCCCAGCCGATGTACACAGGAAAGGCGAGACTGCGATTCAGATAGGAGCAGACGGGACAGAAGGAGTACTCCTGGGTCAGGGTACGAAGAGCAGAGGCACTGGTGTTTAATTCGATGTGGTCTTCATGTTGGTAAATAAGAAATAGTTTTCCCAAACGTTGGTTGCATGCATTCAGCCGACGAAGCAGCAAGGCGGTGTTTTCTTGGGTCCGATGGCTTTTTGGAAGGGAGACAATTCCCACGCAGGAGACTGACTCCTGTATCCGCCCGCTAGCCAGCCGTGTCAGCAGCCCCTGAAATGTCTCC
Encoded here:
- a CDS encoding ATP-binding protein, translated to MCTLKTFPIENTPNGRELWQSISGNFDRFSEIICEFVDNALSNFRKYALDPQTSRKVRIVLREQESWVDVDVIDTGTGIRNIHAALTLGSRCGAESPLNEHGMGLKHALASVDDEGCVWSIQTRTPEDNELDRHLLVEGPYGLEEAPMMGQYRAGWGKLIRPTGTAISFRCTRRRFETLRPVGDRAEKSFDTLVEILVEELAYTYAQVLQRGEMTLEVDGGKQTCVVHPLFPIWDKDGTQEIPAVTCDLGGGPVELVCRYGLIRGRKETFLYYKGNMESSGVEIRCNGRVVQRGLFRRIWNGRVHPSRNHFLVQMDLRAKNGTALPATKPTKTGFWDGDPRLEALFAWIRSNVPLPAKEEPVEKRLVRVLAQNKAVEEGVLRVAQEEDTYRSLNLGTKMDLFVSYRDRTVVYEAKKAGSRALDVYQLRMYWDGCALDGRPITQGMLIARRHCPEVEALVEKMNSFTDPTGRPYQFCLTTWEEEGIDPCAV
- a CDS encoding site-specific integrase, whose protein sequence is MNKKSMTLQAWSRQWLELYVKPVAKPSGYEHYRDNLEKHILPCLGRCSLERLTTPVVQAFLNQMGECGNLRTGGPLSSKSVKNIRVVLDVCCKRAVADGHMKENPVPATVCRRCPSQTVEVLSDEQQKVLEGWLFQNLTLYSAGILLALYSGMRLGECCALRWSCYDPARGELHIRETVRRVTEDSTRPKGKKTRLVYSEPKTNSSRRTLALPDILLDLLDFQYRRFTDTFGRAPAKEDFILYNAKGGAMDPDNLSHYFGDVLAGLGLPHVKYHAMRHTFATRAIENGVDVATVSGLLGHADVTTTTHYYVHPRQEAMRRAMQSVAPVARLSLPVGGGVPRPEADPAQEPVTAPRVCRRKKWIEPGGVAPGER
- a CDS encoding tyrosine-type recombinase/integrase; its protein translation is MDGLLPDNPLRAQARRCRERLSTVASRGLARRDLTENEVAALLDTCLSHPDEAVYDAMILQLLTGLTVPELCGLTVGDWQRGRAVSWIEVTKAYKQVRGQMPAMTKLLDDANSYRKVVCTGAVEQVLHRLVARCKRQSRADRDAPLIAAADGTRLSPQQYKAVVRDVLDKIIRDGARLPFVERNGILRGENRPTIAHTDLLRNTAAYYFRMVCRCNDAERAAILGLHQEHTVGAVYVDWANEQALLHLQGKLARWHSRILHTTEEIQLGQSGCQLLIRAQPESHLTVCSRHGVIGTIKKREEL
- a CDS encoding DNA gyrase C-terminal beta-propeller domain-containing protein, with the translated sequence MANKLNQKLRKPAQDKTAPVNYDPLHPASRTLPQQTADGQLTFAGVYCTLWPKLRETRKLARSTAKQYDRVMAQKVLPQMPLDVAFWDLDEDDFLTFWDHLCGSGLSQSQLQIASVVIRTIMELAYDQGLTQTTLWGLPQYRILPEDGAPLEVLPCEDPEEEGARLADLAVRTPRSISLDVEFALAAGMIDNCCEHGELIAGLLMLCLGVRTSEATGFSYKHLVEVRPGYWALVRYEVSNKDARTTQAGGKTSNAFRLLPVPHFLTEILMDRKRKLLKKFPPEAVENLPLACKGVDYTCRCTQKETNEAMKNLYRLAGVAEDLMRTAYQEMRADPDLAEDCEGRATAYLCRHQFATAMVYCGLTPGEIYTVMGHAEEDESVHKSDFANPDAFCALADKMSRRPLVQLFDHHTACRTYSCEDQPISVRADGDVDLYFPSGGIFAVSLLGAEYGDNLRVETEGVEILQQAPLCLPGNPSDTLSIRSALRALGEEAWRAAVDKTVVLPSPAAVIERLDHESAPPSLHVIYPAANSRPQAVVEIPQPTPVAAEKSDDQVLPQPTECVDMPEPVRQAVPVRSGKPEAKVFGTAAAPGSLYLLGRSGEIQALPDRQPVCNRNLVGKRLLDGQHVEPVALLCHKEWEPALVLAQDGMMYKIEAGQRLDSPDFCRPDNPAYEALRCGGILLQGPELGQSDGTITCLSDRGSIRRVSWERLRRISPEGRQLVTVPEGDKLVSACLCSAHADLLIVSARGKVLRLAAKDLYVVISPGADLCAGMTLADEDHAVLCRPYKTDTEYLFVTGSGRAVRLTASAELMPHGRGSQGVRQVRVGAGDQIAALLPAAPAVFLAATNGKGLCIRTDSIPVTSGAAQGVVAMKLRPPQAVLAAAGMELESPNSEMQKRPG